Proteins encoded by one window of Kribbella italica:
- a CDS encoding sulfatase-like hydrolase/transferase, producing the protein MSTRPNILLLMTDQHRADLTNQHRTAGSGLDLDTMPRLDQVAAAGAAFGRAYTSYPACVPARTSLLTGRFPTAHHVRQNSNAEHAYYSEDLLDVLRAAGYSLHFAGKPHMHRTEQDFDTYHGPFMHDRGPAVTESEVAFDQWLHDLDHGVADEPTPYPVEAQLPYRIVDGAIEALQVTTEDDPFFLWVSFPEPHNPYQVPEPYFSLYAEEDVPERLAGPEAIPGLGWRYRWLHELTTAKRPAYDDAWRRYRANYLGMLRLIDDQIARLLDQLGDRLDDTIVVFVSDHGDYVGEYGLQRKGAGMSDFLMRIPFVVSGPGVTAGPRDELVSMVDLFPTLCELVGAEIPAGVQGRSLAPLLAGEAGPDVEFGSIYAELGYGGVSYDESDRPPLHFPYQGRNYDELNSVTQSGGERMVVSGNHKLIVDDRGQHRLYDLSADPAELVDLADDPAHHAVHDALQATLLRWLIRVADDLPAGAYTPKTVKHNWRWA; encoded by the coding sequence ATGTCCACCCGCCCGAACATCCTGCTGCTGATGACCGACCAGCACCGGGCCGACCTCACCAATCAGCACAGGACCGCCGGCTCCGGTCTGGACCTGGACACGATGCCGCGCCTGGACCAGGTCGCGGCCGCGGGAGCCGCATTCGGCCGCGCCTACACCAGCTACCCGGCGTGCGTTCCGGCCCGGACGAGCCTGCTCACCGGCCGCTTCCCGACCGCGCACCACGTCCGGCAGAACAGCAATGCCGAGCACGCCTACTACTCCGAGGACCTGCTCGACGTACTGCGAGCAGCCGGGTACTCGCTGCACTTCGCCGGCAAGCCCCATATGCACCGGACCGAGCAGGACTTCGACACCTACCACGGGCCGTTCATGCACGACCGCGGTCCGGCGGTCACCGAGTCCGAGGTCGCGTTCGACCAGTGGCTGCACGACCTCGACCACGGCGTTGCCGACGAGCCCACGCCGTACCCGGTCGAGGCGCAGCTGCCGTACCGGATCGTCGACGGGGCGATCGAGGCGCTGCAAGTCACGACCGAGGACGACCCGTTCTTCCTGTGGGTCTCGTTCCCGGAGCCGCACAATCCGTACCAGGTGCCCGAGCCGTACTTCAGCCTGTACGCCGAGGAGGACGTGCCCGAGCGACTGGCCGGCCCCGAGGCGATCCCCGGACTCGGCTGGCGCTACCGCTGGCTGCACGAGCTGACGACGGCCAAGCGACCGGCGTACGACGACGCCTGGCGGCGGTACCGCGCCAACTACCTCGGCATGCTGCGCCTGATCGACGACCAGATCGCGCGGCTGCTCGACCAGCTCGGGGACCGGCTGGACGACACGATCGTGGTGTTCGTCAGCGACCACGGCGACTACGTCGGCGAGTACGGCCTGCAGCGCAAGGGCGCCGGGATGTCCGACTTCCTGATGCGGATCCCGTTCGTGGTCAGCGGTCCCGGCGTCACGGCCGGCCCGCGCGACGAGCTGGTCTCGATGGTCGACCTGTTCCCGACACTCTGCGAGCTGGTCGGCGCGGAGATCCCGGCCGGTGTCCAGGGCCGCAGCCTCGCCCCGCTGCTCGCGGGTGAGGCCGGACCCGACGTCGAGTTCGGCAGCATCTACGCCGAGCTCGGGTACGGCGGTGTCTCGTACGACGAGAGCGACCGCCCGCCGCTGCACTTCCCTTACCAGGGACGCAACTACGACGAGCTGAACTCCGTCACCCAGAGCGGTGGCGAACGAATGGTCGTCAGTGGCAACCACAAGCTGATCGTGGACGACCGCGGTCAGCACCGCCTGTACGACCTGAGCGCCGACCCGGCCGAACTGGTCGATCTGGCCGACGACCCCGCCCACCACGCCGTCCACGACGCGCTCCAGGCCACGTTGCTGCGCTGGCTGATCCGCGTCGCCGACGACCTGCCGGCCGGGGCCTACACCCCCAAAACCGTCAAGCACAACTGGCGCTGGGCTTAG
- a CDS encoding ABC transporter substrate-binding protein: MAGLTRRSFLGFGAATAAALTLPGCGGSDEGSSDGLRVAWYGGDPVHKAMDAALKEFGTELKLSTERAAFADYWDKLATQTAGRKAPDVFRMSMTYFAEYAQRKALLDLSGKPIRLDALDQDVADSGKLDGKLMGIGQSSITHATFRNPALVESRGGKLPATWSWDSFATFAKDFAADAGPGKYGTTDVGGNIQIFETWSREYGAELFADGKLVVGQDVIEGWFAYWDALRKAKAAPAADVSAEGGSFETSQLSKGAAPVEFGWVQQLTFYQPLVKDAELAVGAVPGRTAGSLRGQFLKALDFWSVSAETKNPDAAAQLIDFLINDDRAVKAIGLTLGVPPSKKSRDLLAAQPKTPAGQAIAYVEKIEQQVGPSPQPWPKGYGELNSVFNRLNQDVGFGKTDPKAAAEKFAAESARVLGA, from the coding sequence ATGGCAGGACTGACTCGCCGGAGCTTTCTCGGCTTCGGCGCCGCGACCGCGGCGGCACTGACTCTTCCCGGCTGCGGCGGCAGCGACGAAGGCTCGTCGGACGGGCTGCGCGTCGCCTGGTACGGCGGCGACCCGGTGCACAAGGCGATGGACGCCGCGCTGAAGGAGTTCGGCACCGAGCTGAAGCTCAGCACCGAGCGCGCGGCGTTCGCGGACTACTGGGACAAGCTGGCCACGCAGACCGCAGGCCGCAAGGCCCCGGACGTCTTCCGGATGTCGATGACGTACTTCGCCGAGTACGCGCAGCGGAAGGCGCTGCTCGACCTCAGCGGCAAGCCAATAAGGCTCGACGCCCTCGATCAGGACGTTGCGGACAGCGGCAAGCTCGACGGCAAGCTGATGGGGATCGGGCAGTCGTCGATCACGCACGCGACGTTCCGCAACCCCGCGCTGGTCGAGTCCCGCGGCGGCAAGCTGCCGGCGACCTGGAGCTGGGACAGCTTCGCGACCTTCGCCAAGGACTTCGCGGCCGACGCCGGTCCGGGCAAGTACGGCACGACCGATGTCGGCGGCAACATCCAGATCTTCGAGACCTGGTCCCGCGAGTACGGCGCGGAGCTTTTCGCCGACGGCAAGCTCGTGGTCGGCCAGGACGTGATCGAGGGCTGGTTCGCGTACTGGGACGCCCTGCGCAAGGCCAAGGCGGCGCCGGCCGCGGACGTGTCCGCCGAGGGCGGTTCGTTCGAGACGTCGCAGCTGTCGAAGGGCGCCGCGCCGGTCGAGTTCGGCTGGGTGCAGCAGCTGACCTTCTACCAGCCGCTGGTCAAGGACGCCGAGCTCGCGGTCGGCGCCGTACCGGGCCGGACGGCGGGATCGCTGCGCGGCCAGTTCCTCAAGGCGCTCGACTTCTGGTCGGTGTCGGCGGAGACGAAGAACCCCGACGCCGCCGCGCAACTGATCGACTTCCTGATCAACGACGACCGCGCAGTCAAGGCGATCGGCCTGACGCTCGGCGTACCGCCGTCGAAGAAGTCGCGTGACCTGCTGGCCGCCCAGCCGAAGACCCCGGCCGGTCAGGCGATCGCGTACGTCGAGAAGATCGAGCAGCAGGTCGGTCCGTCGCCGCAGCCCTGGCCCAAGGGGTACGGCGAGCTGAACAGCGTGTTCAACCGGCTCAACCAGGACGTCGGGTTCGGCAAGACCGACCCGAAGGCGGCGGCGGAGAAGTTCGCCGCGGAGTCGGCGCGGGTCCTCGGCGCATGA
- a CDS encoding carbohydrate ABC transporter permease yields the protein MISGTLRGRLRESLPAYAFLAPWLVGLVGLTLVPMVLSLYYSFTDYSLLSPPVWEGLANYERMFSDDRFQHSLVVTFTYVLLSVPLELVFALAVAVVLNQGLRAVSFYRAVYYVPSLLGGSVAVAILWRQIFGADGLVNQVLGLVGLDGPGWISSPDTSLFTLVLLRVWQFGAPMVIFLAGLRQIPADVLEAAEVDGAGRLRRFFHITLPLLSPIVFFNLVLQIIGAFQAFTPAFIISGGSGGPSDSTLFYTLYLYQKAFGSFEMGYAAAMAWVLLLIIAGFTAANFAMSRRWVFYADDRESR from the coding sequence ATGATCAGCGGCACCCTGCGCGGGCGGCTGCGGGAGAGCCTTCCGGCGTACGCGTTCCTGGCTCCGTGGCTGGTCGGTCTGGTCGGGCTGACGCTCGTACCGATGGTGCTGTCGCTGTACTACTCGTTCACCGACTACAGCCTGCTCAGCCCGCCGGTCTGGGAGGGGCTCGCGAACTACGAGCGGATGTTCTCGGACGACCGGTTCCAGCACTCGCTCGTGGTCACCTTCACGTACGTGCTGCTGTCGGTGCCGCTCGAGCTGGTGTTCGCGCTCGCCGTTGCCGTCGTACTGAACCAGGGCCTGCGCGCGGTGTCGTTCTACCGGGCCGTGTACTACGTGCCGAGCCTGCTCGGCGGCAGCGTCGCGGTCGCGATCCTGTGGCGGCAGATCTTCGGTGCGGACGGGCTGGTCAACCAGGTGCTCGGTCTGGTCGGGCTGGACGGGCCGGGCTGGATCTCCTCGCCGGACACGTCGCTGTTCACCCTGGTGCTGCTGCGGGTCTGGCAGTTCGGGGCGCCGATGGTGATCTTCCTGGCCGGGCTGCGGCAGATCCCGGCCGACGTCCTGGAAGCCGCCGAGGTCGACGGTGCGGGGCGGCTGCGGCGGTTCTTCCACATCACGTTGCCGCTGCTGTCGCCGATCGTGTTCTTCAACCTGGTGCTGCAGATCATCGGCGCGTTCCAGGCGTTCACCCCGGCGTTCATCATCTCCGGCGGCAGTGGTGGTCCGTCGGACTCCACCTTGTTCTACACGCTCTACCTATACCAGAAGGCGTTCGGCAGCTTCGAGATGGGCTACGCGGCCGCGATGGCGTGGGTGCTGCTGCTGATCATCGCCGGGTTCACCGCGGCCAACTTCGCGATGAGCCGGCGCTGGGTCTTCTACGCCGACGACCGGGAGTCCCGATGA